One window from the genome of Lacerta agilis isolate rLacAgi1 chromosome 16, rLacAgi1.pri, whole genome shotgun sequence encodes:
- the PORCN gene encoding protein-serine O-palmitoleoyltransferase porcupine isoform X3: protein MATFTRQEFYQQLLSGCVLPTAQQGFEQVWTLLLLCLVCRLLWRLALPSYVKHLSTVASGFYALYHFFQLQMVWVVLLSLLCYLVLFLCRHSTQRGVLLSITILIYLLMGEMHMVDTVSWHKMRGAQMIVAMKAVSLGFDLDRGEVPAIPSPVEFMGYIYFIGTVIFGPWFRFRTYQQAVESRKMSFSWLQKVCLSFFLCLVCLIVSTCVAPYLFSYLIPLYSYKLLRKDLTVSRPLNVELPRSMVEVVSSWNLPMSRWLNSYVFKNSLKLGTFSAIIVTYAASALLHGLSFHLAAVLLSLGFITYIEHVLRKRLAVIFDACILSKRCPPGCSHRHNTSLWVYLLNLLFGALAIFHLTYLGSLFDMDADDSVEEQGYGMSYTMHKWSELSWASHWATFASWVFYRLIS from the exons ATGGCCACATTCACCCGGCAAGAGTTCTACCAGCAGCTCCTGAGCGGCTGCGTGTTGCCTACTGCTCAGCAAGGCTTTGAGCAGGTCTGGACACTCCTGCTCTTGTGCCTCGTGTGCCGTCTCCTCTGGAGATTGG CTCTGCCATCCTACGTCAAGCACCTGAGCACAGTCGCCAGCGGCTTCTATGCCCTCTACCACTTCTTCCAGCTGCAGATGGTTTGGGTCGTCCTCCTCAGCCTCCTGTGCTACCTGGTGCTGTTCCTGTGCCGCCACTCAACGCAGCGCGGCGTCCTCCTCTCCATCACCATCCTCATCTACTTGCTCATGGG GGAGATGCACATGGTGGACACAGTGAGCTGGCATAAGATGAGAG gTGCCCAGATGATTGTGGCAATGAAGGCTGTGTCGTTGGGCTTTGATCTGGACCGGGGCGAGGTGCCAGCCATCCCGTCCCCAGTAGAGTTCATGGGATATATCTACTTCATTGGGACTGTCATCTTTGGACCCTGGTTCCGCTTCCGCACCTACCAGCAGGCCGTGGAAAGCAGGAAAATG AGCTTCTCCTGGCTCCAGAAGGTCTGCCTGAGCTTCTTCCTCTGCCTTGTGTGCCTCATCGTGTCCACTTGTGTGGCCCCCTATCTCTTCTCTTACTTGATACCCCTCTACAGCTACAAGCTACTCAGGAA ggATCTGACAGTGTCTCGCCCACTGAATGTGGAGCTGCCCCGTTCCATGGTGGAGGTTGTCAGCAGCTGGAACCTGCCCATGTCCCGTTGGCTCAACTCCT ATGTCTTCAAGAACTCCCTGAAATTGGGCACCTTCTCAGCAATCATTGTAACCTATGCAGCTAGTGCCCTCCTACAT gGGCTGAGCTTCCACCTGGCGGCTGTGCTGCTCTCCCTGGGGTTTATCACTTACATTGAACACG TTCTCCGGAAGAGGCTCGCCGTCATCTTTGATGCTTGCATACTCTCCAAGAGGTGCCCGCCAGGGTGTTCACATCGCCACAACACG AGTCTTTGGGTTTACCTCCTCAACCTGCTCTTTGGAGCGCTCGCCATTTTCCACTTGACCTACCTGGGCTCGTTATTTGACATGGATGCGGACGACTCTGTGGAAGAGCAG GGCTACGGGATGTCCTACACCATGCACAAATGGTCTGAGCTGAGCTGGGCCAGCCACTGGGCAACCTTCGCCTCCTGGGTCTTCTACCGCCTCATCAGCTGA
- the PORCN gene encoding protein-serine O-palmitoleoyltransferase porcupine isoform X2 has translation MATFTRQEFYQQLLSGCVLPTAQQGFEQVWTLLLLCLVCRLLWRLALPSYVKHLSTVASGFYALYHFFQLQMVWVVLLSLLCYLVLFLCRHSTQRGVLLSITILIYLLMGEMHMVDTVSWHKMRGAQMIVAMKAVSLGFDLDRGEVPAIPSPVEFMGYIYFIGTVIFGPWFRFRTYQQAVESRKMSFSWLQKVCLSFFLCLVCLIVSTCVAPYLFSYLIPLYSYKLLRNWLRAYESASSFHFSNYFVGFLSETTATLAGSGFTEEKDNLKWDLTVSRPLNVELPRSMVEVVSSWNLPMSRWLNSYVFKNSLKLGTFSAIIVTYAASALLHGLSFHLAAVLLSLGFITYIEHVLRKRLAVIFDACILSKRCPPGCSHRHNTSLWVYLLNLLFGALAIFHLTYLGSLFDMDADDSVEEQGYGMSYTMHKWSELSWASHWATFASWVFYRLIS, from the exons ATGGCCACATTCACCCGGCAAGAGTTCTACCAGCAGCTCCTGAGCGGCTGCGTGTTGCCTACTGCTCAGCAAGGCTTTGAGCAGGTCTGGACACTCCTGCTCTTGTGCCTCGTGTGCCGTCTCCTCTGGAGATTGG CTCTGCCATCCTACGTCAAGCACCTGAGCACAGTCGCCAGCGGCTTCTATGCCCTCTACCACTTCTTCCAGCTGCAGATGGTTTGGGTCGTCCTCCTCAGCCTCCTGTGCTACCTGGTGCTGTTCCTGTGCCGCCACTCAACGCAGCGCGGCGTCCTCCTCTCCATCACCATCCTCATCTACTTGCTCATGGG GGAGATGCACATGGTGGACACAGTGAGCTGGCATAAGATGAGAG gTGCCCAGATGATTGTGGCAATGAAGGCTGTGTCGTTGGGCTTTGATCTGGACCGGGGCGAGGTGCCAGCCATCCCGTCCCCAGTAGAGTTCATGGGATATATCTACTTCATTGGGACTGTCATCTTTGGACCCTGGTTCCGCTTCCGCACCTACCAGCAGGCCGTGGAAAGCAGGAAAATG AGCTTCTCCTGGCTCCAGAAGGTCTGCCTGAGCTTCTTCCTCTGCCTTGTGTGCCTCATCGTGTCCACTTGTGTGGCCCCCTATCTCTTCTCTTACTTGATACCCCTCTACAGCTACAAGCTACTCAGGAA CTGGCTCCGGGCTTACGAAAGCGCTAGCTCCTTCCACTTCAGCAACTATTTTGTGGGCTTCCTGTCCGAAACAACGGCCACGTTGGCAGGGTCTGGCTTCACAGAGGAGAAAGACAACCTGAAATG ggATCTGACAGTGTCTCGCCCACTGAATGTGGAGCTGCCCCGTTCCATGGTGGAGGTTGTCAGCAGCTGGAACCTGCCCATGTCCCGTTGGCTCAACTCCT ATGTCTTCAAGAACTCCCTGAAATTGGGCACCTTCTCAGCAATCATTGTAACCTATGCAGCTAGTGCCCTCCTACAT gGGCTGAGCTTCCACCTGGCGGCTGTGCTGCTCTCCCTGGGGTTTATCACTTACATTGAACACG TTCTCCGGAAGAGGCTCGCCGTCATCTTTGATGCTTGCATACTCTCCAAGAGGTGCCCGCCAGGGTGTTCACATCGCCACAACACG AGTCTTTGGGTTTACCTCCTCAACCTGCTCTTTGGAGCGCTCGCCATTTTCCACTTGACCTACCTGGGCTCGTTATTTGACATGGATGCGGACGACTCTGTGGAAGAGCAG GGCTACGGGATGTCCTACACCATGCACAAATGGTCTGAGCTGAGCTGGGCCAGCCACTGGGCAACCTTCGCCTCCTGGGTCTTCTACCGCCTCATCAGCTGA
- the PORCN gene encoding protein-serine O-palmitoleoyltransferase porcupine isoform X1 has translation MATFTRQEFYQQLLSGCVLPTAQQGFEQVWTLLLLCLVCRLLWRLALPSYVKHLSTVASGFYALYHFFQLQMVWVVLLSLLCYLVLFLCRHSTQRGVLLSITILIYLLMGEMHMVDTVSWHKMRGAQMIVAMKAVSLGFDLDRGEVPAIPSPVEFMGYIYFIGTVIFGPWFRFRTYQQAVESRKMSFSWLQKVCLSFFLCLVCLIVSTCVAPYLFSYLIPLYSYKLLRKKRRSRSTVVSWLRAYESASSFHFSNYFVGFLSETTATLAGSGFTEEKDNLKWDLTVSRPLNVELPRSMVEVVSSWNLPMSRWLNSYVFKNSLKLGTFSAIIVTYAASALLHGLSFHLAAVLLSLGFITYIEHVLRKRLAVIFDACILSKRCPPGCSHRHNTSLWVYLLNLLFGALAIFHLTYLGSLFDMDADDSVEEQGYGMSYTMHKWSELSWASHWATFASWVFYRLIS, from the exons ATGGCCACATTCACCCGGCAAGAGTTCTACCAGCAGCTCCTGAGCGGCTGCGTGTTGCCTACTGCTCAGCAAGGCTTTGAGCAGGTCTGGACACTCCTGCTCTTGTGCCTCGTGTGCCGTCTCCTCTGGAGATTGG CTCTGCCATCCTACGTCAAGCACCTGAGCACAGTCGCCAGCGGCTTCTATGCCCTCTACCACTTCTTCCAGCTGCAGATGGTTTGGGTCGTCCTCCTCAGCCTCCTGTGCTACCTGGTGCTGTTCCTGTGCCGCCACTCAACGCAGCGCGGCGTCCTCCTCTCCATCACCATCCTCATCTACTTGCTCATGGG GGAGATGCACATGGTGGACACAGTGAGCTGGCATAAGATGAGAG gTGCCCAGATGATTGTGGCAATGAAGGCTGTGTCGTTGGGCTTTGATCTGGACCGGGGCGAGGTGCCAGCCATCCCGTCCCCAGTAGAGTTCATGGGATATATCTACTTCATTGGGACTGTCATCTTTGGACCCTGGTTCCGCTTCCGCACCTACCAGCAGGCCGTGGAAAGCAGGAAAATG AGCTTCTCCTGGCTCCAGAAGGTCTGCCTGAGCTTCTTCCTCTGCCTTGTGTGCCTCATCGTGTCCACTTGTGTGGCCCCCTATCTCTTCTCTTACTTGATACCCCTCTACAGCTACAAGCTACTCAGGAA GAAGCGCAGAAGCAG GAGCACCGTGGTGAG CTGGCTCCGGGCTTACGAAAGCGCTAGCTCCTTCCACTTCAGCAACTATTTTGTGGGCTTCCTGTCCGAAACAACGGCCACGTTGGCAGGGTCTGGCTTCACAGAGGAGAAAGACAACCTGAAATG ggATCTGACAGTGTCTCGCCCACTGAATGTGGAGCTGCCCCGTTCCATGGTGGAGGTTGTCAGCAGCTGGAACCTGCCCATGTCCCGTTGGCTCAACTCCT ATGTCTTCAAGAACTCCCTGAAATTGGGCACCTTCTCAGCAATCATTGTAACCTATGCAGCTAGTGCCCTCCTACAT gGGCTGAGCTTCCACCTGGCGGCTGTGCTGCTCTCCCTGGGGTTTATCACTTACATTGAACACG TTCTCCGGAAGAGGCTCGCCGTCATCTTTGATGCTTGCATACTCTCCAAGAGGTGCCCGCCAGGGTGTTCACATCGCCACAACACG AGTCTTTGGGTTTACCTCCTCAACCTGCTCTTTGGAGCGCTCGCCATTTTCCACTTGACCTACCTGGGCTCGTTATTTGACATGGATGCGGACGACTCTGTGGAAGAGCAG GGCTACGGGATGTCCTACACCATGCACAAATGGTCTGAGCTGAGCTGGGCCAGCCACTGGGCAACCTTCGCCTCCTGGGTCTTCTACCGCCTCATCAGCTGA